From one Agathobaculum sp. NTUH-O15-33 genomic stretch:
- a CDS encoding plasmid mobilization protein, with the protein MSKRKEESKPYTVFCLLHPHKQEFYIGKTLTQFMNNAYTDHMTLTKYRATKSMFEEAKETKELPLMYSLTTREMTRTEAEKHQIIWTQYFELQGYYALDRYCRTKAQKPFTNQMEEIFQSIQKKTLSEICNDRTRLLADYGTRRKKTKPLNASTRTQINIRVTPEEYQLIGENAKQCTLSMSEYCKQIAIQKLIININYKAISDYGEEVARLGKVLDHMAFAIIKSGDCFEGDFHTIRNSLAIINEGQAQMIEKLDEERKNIYRILRKQRRYRTVSRKKSTENAITETLPERTAKADENDLQ; encoded by the coding sequence ATGTCAAAACGAAAAGAAGAAAGCAAACCATATACCGTGTTTTGCCTTTTACATCCTCACAAACAAGAATTCTATATCGGCAAAACATTGACGCAATTTATGAATAACGCATACACCGATCATATGACCTTGACTAAATACCGCGCGACAAAAAGCATGTTTGAAGAAGCAAAGGAAACAAAAGAACTGCCGTTGATGTATTCGCTTACCACGAGGGAAATGACAAGAACAGAAGCTGAAAAACACCAAATTATTTGGACACAATACTTTGAGCTGCAGGGGTATTACGCGCTGGACCGCTATTGCCGGACCAAAGCACAAAAGCCCTTTACAAATCAAATGGAAGAGATATTTCAATCGATTCAGAAAAAAACGTTATCTGAAATTTGCAATGATCGCACCCGGCTTCTTGCGGATTATGGCACGCGAAGAAAGAAAACAAAGCCCCTAAACGCGTCAACGCGAACACAAATCAACATTCGTGTGACGCCCGAAGAGTATCAACTCATTGGGGAAAACGCTAAACAATGCACTCTGTCAATGAGTGAATATTGCAAACAAATTGCGATTCAAAAATTGATTATTAATATCAATTACAAAGCAATTTCAGATTACGGAGAGGAAGTTGCAAGGCTCGGAAAAGTACTGGATCACATGGCGTTTGCTATTATAAAAAGCGGAGATTGTTTTGAAGGCGACTTTCATACCATTCGTAATAGTTTAGCTATCATTAACGAAGGACAGGCTCAAATGATTGAAAAATTAGATGAAGAACGTAAAAATATTTATCGCATTCTTCGAAAACAGCGCCGGTACAGAACAGTGTCGAGAAAGAAAAGTACTGAAAATGCAATAACCGAAACTCTACCGGAACGAACAGCGAAAGCGGATGAAAATGATTTGCAGTAA
- a CDS encoding helix-turn-helix domain-containing protein, which translates to MEDTTGARIKKRRKELGFSVEELADDFKKGPATLYRYERYDVDQIPVEILELYSKKLNVSINYLLRLTDDPDKGNIDDENLKISKVRAEIKAFKRSNMFIGSPEEAHQQMVAQHMKRMRFNQRFNAYFEQLSDAEIDSVLNFMGYLVSLHKTESQE; encoded by the coding sequence ATGGAGGACACTACCGGTGCGCGCATCAAAAAGCGCCGTAAAGAACTTGGGTTTTCCGTAGAGGAGCTTGCTGATGATTTCAAGAAGGGGCCTGCCACGCTGTACCGTTACGAGCGTTATGACGTTGATCAGATCCCTGTCGAAATACTTGAATTATACAGTAAAAAATTGAACGTTTCCATTAACTATCTTTTGCGGCTTACTGACGATCCCGACAAGGGGAATATCGACGATGAGAACCTGAAAATCTCCAAAGTACGAGCGGAGATCAAAGCTTTTAAGCGCAGCAACATGTTTATTGGCTCACCGGAAGAAGCGCACCAGCAAATGGTAGCGCAGCATATGAAGCGTATGAGATTCAACCAGCGATTCAATGCATACTTTGAGCAGCTGAGCGATGCGGAGATCGATAGTGTTCTAAACTTCATGGGCTATTTGGTGTCACTGCACAAAACTGAGTCACAAGAATGA
- a CDS encoding tyrosine-type recombinase/integrase produces the protein MDCIKCHAHLPDDALYCHLCGKKQTKSKRVRHTKRCASLGSITKLPGRRAKPYWARLPAGYIEYSTVRHSVGCYATYAGADRALREALLKPLQIKALPYTLQDIYDRFIESEYFEQLAVTSQNTHKSAWKNLKACANVPITAVTTETFQNAVNAMKARKLNRETLAKMRNLASLLCKESMSLGLLTVNYGQLVQLPRQDKTLQLPFTGEQLKLLWKAADGADCDAMAVLILCYTGMRPGELLGMRIEQHLHLSDDTPHIQTGSKTDAGRNRIIPIAPLILPFIHTLAAYRITGPLIATPNGKAFNLANWRNRCFKPLIERLGITGRTPYTCRHTFANLQKRRKVDPEIMMEVMGHEDYSTTVEHYHATTDEDVETLYQAFSGMTRPA, from the coding sequence ATGGATTGCATCAAATGTCACGCTCATCTGCCGGACGATGCGCTGTACTGCCATCTTTGCGGCAAAAAGCAAACGAAGAGCAAACGTGTGCGCCATACGAAGCGATGCGCGTCTTTAGGTTCAATCACCAAATTACCCGGTCGCCGCGCCAAGCCTTATTGGGCGCGATTGCCGGCAGGATATATAGAATACAGCACAGTACGGCACAGCGTTGGCTGCTATGCCACTTATGCAGGGGCGGATCGAGCGTTGCGGGAAGCATTGCTGAAGCCGCTGCAAATCAAGGCATTACCGTATACGCTGCAAGATATCTATGACCGTTTTATCGAAAGCGAATATTTTGAGCAGCTCGCTGTAACCTCGCAAAACACGCATAAAAGCGCTTGGAAAAATTTAAAGGCATGCGCAAACGTCCCCATAACAGCGGTTACCACAGAAACGTTTCAGAACGCCGTCAATGCCATGAAAGCGCGGAAGCTGAATCGAGAAACGCTTGCCAAGATGCGCAATTTGGCAAGCCTGCTCTGCAAAGAATCAATGAGTCTGGGCCTGCTTACGGTAAACTACGGCCAACTGGTGCAATTGCCGCGACAGGACAAAACGCTGCAGCTTCCGTTTACTGGCGAGCAGCTTAAGCTGCTTTGGAAAGCGGCGGACGGCGCAGATTGTGACGCAATGGCGGTGCTGATTCTTTGCTATACAGGGATGCGACCGGGTGAACTGCTCGGCATGCGCATCGAGCAACATTTACATTTATCTGATGATACCCCCCATATCCAAACAGGCAGCAAGACTGATGCTGGGCGAAATCGCATCATCCCCATTGCACCGTTGATTTTGCCGTTTATACATACGCTAGCAGCATACCGCATCACTGGCCCGCTGATCGCCACTCCGAATGGCAAAGCGTTTAACCTTGCCAACTGGCGCAACCGCTGTTTTAAGCCGCTGATAGAGCGTCTCGGCATCACTGGCCGCACGCCTTATACCTGCCGTCACACCTTTGCCAACCTGCAAAAGCGGCGCAAAGTCGATCCGGAAATTATGATGGAGGTAATGGGCCACGAGGATTACTCGACTACCGTTGAACATTATCACGCTACCACTGACGAAGATGTAGAAACGCTGTATCAGGCTTTTTCTGGTATGACACGACCGGCGTAA
- a CDS encoding MurT ligase domain-containing protein → MKLKSMLALWVCKASGAVLRRMGRGGTNLPGKLALKMDRDILGALAQGIRVTVVTGTNGKTTTSRMIEQAFEDAGLKYFSNKSGANLLTGIIAEFARHTSLSGKRLYTHALIECDEAAFRTASKYLPVECLVVNNIFRDQLDRFGEITHTLNSIRIGVKNVPGATLCLNADCSLTASLADDCPNKIVWFGVNVPIYENAAHELSDAPYCIHCKTEYEYDYITYGHLGGFHCPHCGYCRHTPDVAVTKVLRAGADASEIELTVFGNAHEVRVNLPGGYNIYNAAGAAAAAHVVGITDETAVEALAKFECGFGRAEQFMLGSAPSRMMLVKNPAGFNQVINLIAHGDGAYQLAFLLNDRFADGTDISWIWDVDFETLAAQKERFSPIYVSGVRADDMALRLKYAGFDADTLHLLRENDALLDEIGKAETPAFLMPTYTAMFDLREAIGKRTAVKAFYE, encoded by the coding sequence ATGAAACTAAAAAGCATGCTTGCGCTTTGGGTCTGCAAGGCCTCGGGCGCTGTCCTTCGGCGGATGGGCCGCGGCGGCACCAATCTGCCCGGCAAGCTCGCGCTGAAGATGGACCGCGATATTTTGGGCGCGCTGGCGCAGGGCATCCGTGTGACGGTCGTGACCGGCACCAACGGCAAAACGACCACCTCCCGCATGATCGAGCAGGCGTTTGAGGACGCGGGGCTCAAATATTTTTCCAACAAATCGGGCGCCAATCTGCTTACCGGTATCATTGCGGAATTTGCGCGGCATACCTCACTTTCCGGCAAGCGCCTGTATACCCACGCGCTGATCGAATGCGACGAAGCCGCGTTCCGCACGGCCAGCAAATACTTGCCGGTGGAATGTCTGGTGGTAAACAATATATTCCGCGACCAGCTCGACCGCTTTGGCGAGATCACGCACACGCTGAACAGTATCCGCATTGGCGTGAAAAACGTGCCGGGCGCGACCCTTTGCCTAAACGCGGATTGCTCGCTGACCGCTTCGCTTGCGGATGATTGCCCGAACAAGATCGTTTGGTTTGGCGTCAATGTGCCGATCTATGAAAACGCCGCGCACGAGCTGTCGGACGCGCCCTACTGCATCCACTGTAAAACCGAGTATGAATATGACTATATCACCTATGGTCATCTGGGCGGCTTCCACTGCCCGCACTGCGGCTATTGCAGGCACACGCCTGATGTAGCGGTGACCAAGGTTCTCCGCGCCGGGGCCGACGCGTCCGAGATCGAGCTTACGGTTTTTGGAAACGCCCACGAAGTGCGGGTCAACCTGCCCGGCGGCTACAATATCTACAACGCGGCGGGCGCCGCGGCGGCGGCCCATGTCGTCGGGATCACGGACGAAACCGCGGTGGAAGCCCTCGCGAAGTTCGAGTGCGGCTTTGGCCGGGCCGAGCAATTCATGCTGGGCAGCGCGCCCTCGCGGATGATGCTGGTCAAAAACCCGGCGGGCTTTAATCAGGTCATTAACCTGATCGCGCACGGCGACGGCGCGTACCAGCTCGCCTTCCTGCTCAACGACCGGTTCGCGGACGGCACCGATATCAGCTGGATCTGGGACGTCGATTTTGAGACGTTGGCCGCGCAGAAGGAACGGTTTTCACCCATTTACGTTTCCGGCGTGCGGGCGGACGATATGGCGCTGCGCCTGAAATACGCGGGCTTTGACGCCGATACGCTGCACCTACTGCGCGAGAACGACGCGCTGCTGGACGAGATCGGCAAAGCCGAAACGCCCGCCTTTTTAATGCCGACCTACACCGCCATGTTCGACCTGCGGGAAGCGATCGGCAAGCGCACCGCCGTAAAGGCGTTCTACGAATAA
- a CDS encoding type 1 glutamine amidotransferase — translation MELNLCHLYPDILNLYGDRGNIIAMRRRLEARGVTVNISECSIGEPIDPSAFDIFFIGGGQDFEQEVLLRDLSTGKADAIRAAVEDEKVFLAICGGYQMLGQYYETWDGHRLDFIGAVDIHTVGAKDRMIGNYMFQTPPESGDTTVVGFENHSGKTFLGEGVRPLGKVLAGFGNNGEDGTEGARYKNVFATYSHGSLLPKNPVLCDFLLKTALIRKYGEIEPFIPLDDAIENAAHDYMQQRLTK, via the coding sequence ATGGAGCTCAACCTTTGCCATCTATACCCCGATATTCTGAACCTTTATGGCGACCGGGGCAACATTATCGCCATGCGGCGCAGGCTGGAAGCGCGCGGCGTTACCGTAAACATCAGCGAATGCTCGATCGGCGAACCCATCGATCCGAGCGCCTTTGATATCTTTTTCATCGGCGGCGGGCAGGACTTTGAGCAAGAAGTGCTGCTGCGCGACCTTTCCACCGGTAAAGCGGACGCGATCCGCGCCGCGGTGGAGGACGAGAAGGTCTTTCTCGCCATTTGCGGCGGCTATCAAATGCTGGGCCAATACTACGAGACCTGGGACGGCCACCGGCTGGATTTCATCGGCGCGGTTGATATCCACACCGTGGGGGCAAAGGATCGCATGATTGGCAACTATATGTTCCAAACGCCGCCCGAAAGCGGCGATACCACCGTGGTAGGCTTTGAAAACCATTCGGGCAAGACCTTTTTGGGCGAGGGCGTACGGCCGCTGGGCAAGGTGCTCGCCGGTTTTGGCAACAACGGCGAGGACGGGACCGAGGGCGCGCGCTATAAAAATGTGTTTGCGACCTATTCCCACGGTTCGCTGCTGCCTAAAAACCCGGTTTTGTGCGATTTCCTTCTCAAAACCGCGCTCATTCGCAAATACGGGGAAATAGAACCCTTTATCCCGCTGGACGACGCCATTGAAAACGCCGCGCATGACTACATGCAGCAGCGCTTAACCAAATAA
- a CDS encoding GGDEF domain-containing protein, with amino-acid sequence MQQKSIGKIGLLLSLVVASGFLVIILYSCLTMHALFIMPGIIAQQVIVGVICAVTTVAAALAIVLGLIQKLYGETASSAQKHQLVFQRATEKLYENIYEIDVTHNRAASEETESYFESLGVPHNTPYDLALPIIARQQIKEEFRQGYLNTFSPENVLRAYHSGEQSLKYDFMISTDGGKNFYWMRIIARIFYWDDDESIRMFIYRQNIDTQKQQEERILEQLNRDSLSGLYNKAATQNLIRRCLTEEPGRLYAFFMLDIDFFKKVNDTWGHTMGDLVIEDFAGLLRRQFRDSDIVGRIGGDEFVVFIAAPSRAWVEEKAKSLLEILRYDFKNEGKQCHISTSIGIALSPEAGDDFDSLYQNADFALYQVKKHGKDDYTIFRPV; translated from the coding sequence ATGCAGCAAAAATCAATAGGAAAAATCGGCCTGCTTCTCAGTCTGGTCGTTGCGTCCGGTTTTCTTGTAATCATTCTATACAGCTGCCTGACAATGCACGCGCTTTTTATCATGCCGGGCATCATCGCGCAGCAGGTGATCGTGGGCGTTATTTGCGCGGTCACAACGGTCGCGGCGGCTTTAGCGATCGTTTTGGGCCTGATTCAAAAGCTATACGGTGAAACGGCGTCCTCCGCGCAAAAGCACCAGCTGGTGTTTCAGCGCGCGACGGAGAAGCTTTATGAAAACATTTATGAAATTGATGTAACACACAACCGAGCGGCAAGCGAAGAAACAGAAAGCTACTTTGAAAGCCTCGGCGTGCCGCACAACACGCCATATGATCTAGCGCTTCCCATCATAGCCAGACAACAGATCAAGGAAGAGTTCAGGCAGGGATATTTGAATACCTTCTCGCCGGAAAACGTTCTGCGGGCCTATCACAGCGGCGAACAGAGCTTAAAATATGATTTTATGATATCGACCGACGGCGGAAAGAATTTTTATTGGATGCGTATCATTGCCCGTATTTTTTATTGGGATGATGATGAATCCATTCGTATGTTCATTTACCGGCAGAATATAGACACCCAGAAACAACAGGAGGAACGCATTTTGGAACAGCTAAACCGGGATTCTCTGAGCGGCTTATATAACAAAGCCGCCACACAAAATCTGATACGCCGATGTCTGACCGAAGAGCCCGGCCGGCTGTACGCCTTTTTTATGCTCGATATCGACTTTTTTAAAAAAGTGAACGACACATGGGGGCACACCATGGGCGATCTGGTGATCGAGGATTTTGCCGGGCTGCTTCGCCGGCAGTTTCGGGATAGCGATATCGTGGGCCGGATCGGCGGGGATGAATTTGTTGTGTTTATCGCCGCCCCGTCGCGCGCATGGGTGGAAGAAAAAGCAAAAAGCCTGCTGGAAATCCTGCGGTATGATTTTAAAAACGAAGGCAAGCAGTGCCACATCTCGACCAGCATCGGTATCGCGCTGTCCCCTGAAGCGGGCGACGATTTTGATTCGCTCTATCAAAACGCCGATTTTGCGCTCTATCAGGTAAAAAAACACGGCAAGGATGATTATACGATATTCCGTCCGGTATAA
- a CDS encoding tyrosine-type recombinase/integrase: MRNKQQQTTLTAWDLTQFKAFLREQERAEQTIEKYLHDLRALMVFLNGESLTKAALISWKENLQENYAAASVNAMLAAVNSYLSYSGRGELRVKPLRMQRDLFCRVEKELTRDEYVRLVQAAGQRGNERLALLLQTICATGIRVSELQFITLEAARSGRAEVNCKGKRRTVFLPEKLRRMLLRFAKGRGIGSGAVFCTRCGKPLDRSNIWRDMKALCESAGVQPGKVFPHNLRHLFARTYYAVEKDLSRLADLLGHTSISTTRIYTVESGGTHARQIERMGLLVT, encoded by the coding sequence ATGCGGAACAAACAGCAGCAGACCACCCTGACGGCATGGGATTTGACGCAATTTAAAGCGTTCCTGCGGGAACAAGAGCGGGCGGAACAAACCATCGAAAAATATCTGCACGATTTGCGTGCGCTTATGGTATTTTTAAATGGTGAATCGCTTACAAAGGCGGCGCTGATTAGCTGGAAGGAAAACTTGCAGGAAAACTATGCGGCTGCCAGCGTAAATGCCATGCTGGCGGCGGTAAACAGCTATTTAAGCTATAGTGGAAGGGGCGAACTGCGGGTAAAGCCGCTGCGGATGCAGCGGGATCTGTTCTGCCGCGTGGAAAAGGAATTGACGCGCGACGAGTATGTTCGCTTGGTACAAGCGGCGGGCCAGCGGGGTAACGAGCGCTTGGCGCTGCTGCTGCAAACCATTTGCGCGACCGGCATCCGCGTATCCGAACTGCAATTTATCACGCTGGAAGCGGCAAGATCGGGCCGGGCCGAAGTGAACTGCAAGGGCAAGCGCCGCACGGTGTTTTTGCCGGAAAAGCTGCGCCGCATGCTTCTTCGTTTTGCAAAGGGACGGGGCATCGGGTCGGGCGCGGTGTTTTGCACAAGGTGTGGAAAACCTCTCGACCGATCGAACATTTGGCGCGATATGAAAGCGTTGTGCGAATCCGCGGGCGTGCAGCCGGGCAAGGTGTTTCCGCATAATCTGCGTCATCTTTTCGCGCGCACCTATTACGCGGTGGAAAAGGATCTGTCCCGGTTGGCCGATCTGCTGGGTCACACCAGTATCTCCACCACGCGCATTTACACCGTGGAAAGCGGCGGCACACACGCGCGTCAAATCGAGCGAATGGGCCTTCTCGTCACATAA
- a CDS encoding GyrI-like domain-containing protein: MAFDFKKAYKEFYMPKNKPEVVDVPAANYIAVRGKGDPNEENGAYQRAIGILYAVAYTLKMSYKGSRKIEGFYEYVVPPLEGFWWQEGITGVDYADKSAFCWISVIRLPDFISRDDFDWAVEEASKKKKLDCSAAELLTVREGLCVQIMHFGPYDDEPATVALMDDYLRQNGYENDFTSTRLHHEIYLSDARRVDPAKWKTVIRHPVKIRN; the protein is encoded by the coding sequence ATGGCTTTTGATTTTAAGAAAGCGTACAAGGAATTTTATATGCCGAAAAACAAGCCCGAGGTTGTCGACGTTCCCGCCGCAAACTATATAGCAGTCCGCGGAAAAGGGGACCCGAATGAGGAAAACGGCGCTTACCAGCGGGCCATCGGTATTTTGTACGCGGTCGCTTATACGCTGAAGATGAGCTATAAAGGCTCGCGCAAGATCGAGGGCTTTTATGAATACGTCGTTCCGCCGCTGGAGGGCTTTTGGTGGCAAGAGGGGATTACCGGCGTAGACTATGCCGACAAAAGCGCCTTTTGCTGGATCTCCGTGATCCGCCTGCCCGATTTTATTTCCCGGGATGATTTTGATTGGGCCGTGGAGGAAGCTTCCAAAAAGAAAAAATTAGACTGTTCCGCCGCGGAATTATTGACCGTGCGCGAGGGACTGTGCGTACAGATCATGCATTTCGGCCCCTACGACGACGAGCCCGCCACCGTCGCCCTGATGGACGACTATTTGCGGCAAAACGGTTACGAAAATGATTTTACTTCCACCCGGCTGCACCACGAAATCTACCTTTCCGACGCGCGCCGTGTCGATCCTGCGAAATGGAAAACCGTTATCAGACACCCTGTGAAAATTAGGAATTAG
- the rsmG gene encoding 16S rRNA (guanine(527)-N(7))-methyltransferase RsmG has protein sequence MNERELLIEGLERCAPDYPPQAVDNLLSFSERLREANLHMNLTAITEPNEIVTRHFLDCAVLAPMLPQGARVLDLGTGAGFPGVPLAVLTGAEFTLLDAQRKRVDFLNETLAALGIKNARAVHARAEEFAAENRESFDFVTSRAVAELNQLCELALPLLRMGGVFLAMKAADCEQETENALNAAKVLGSAPPEIIRLRPPFSEAERAVVRMEKIAPTPAAYPRRFAKIRSKPL, from the coding sequence GTGAACGAAAGGGAACTGCTGATCGAAGGTCTTGAGCGGTGTGCGCCGGATTATCCTCCACAGGCTGTGGATAATTTATTGTCCTTTTCCGAAAGACTGCGCGAGGCCAACCTTCATATGAATTTGACCGCGATCACCGAGCCGAACGAGATCGTCACCCGCCACTTTTTAGATTGCGCGGTGCTTGCGCCCATGCTGCCGCAGGGGGCGAGGGTGCTCGATCTGGGCACGGGCGCGGGCTTTCCGGGCGTGCCGCTCGCGGTGCTGACCGGGGCGGAATTCACGCTGCTGGACGCGCAGCGCAAGCGAGTGGATTTTTTAAATGAAACGCTAGCGGCGCTGGGCATAAAAAATGCCCGCGCGGTACACGCGCGGGCGGAGGAATTCGCGGCGGAAAACCGTGAAAGCTTTGATTTTGTCACCTCGCGCGCGGTGGCGGAGCTGAACCAGCTCTGTGAGCTGGCGCTTCCGCTGCTGCGCATGGGCGGCGTGTTTCTCGCGATGAAGGCTGCGGACTGTGAGCAGGAGACCGAAAACGCCCTTAACGCCGCTAAGGTGCTCGGCAGCGCGCCGCCCGAAATCATCCGGTTGCGCCCTCCCTTCAGCGAAGCCGAACGCGCGGTCGTCCGCATGGAAAAGATCGCGCCCACGCCGGCCGCCTATCCGCGCCGTTTTGCCAAGATCCGGTCGAAACCGCTTTAA